The sequence GATCCGGCAGTTCCAAAAATCGCGTGCCAAAACCATCCATCGTACGATGCTACCGCTTCAAGCATAATTGACGGGTAACCATGGTCACCTCGTGTATAATGACCCTTCCAACGTGCCGGACAATTTCTCCAtctccaatgcatacaatcaatacttcCTAACATCCCCGGAAAACCATGTATTTGTGCATGTTTAGTGGTCAAACGTTGCACATCTTGTGCAGTTGGTCGTCTCAAATATTCGGGACCGTACAAGTGGAAAATACATTTGCAAAAATTGTTTAAACAATCATATGAGGTTTGTTCACCCATATGCAAATACTCATCAAAAACATCGGCCGAAGCGGCATAAGCTAGTTGACGTATGGCGGAGGTTACTTTTTGAACAATATTAAAACCAAGTAATCCGGTAGCATCACGTTTTTGAATAAAATAACTAAAATATTTAGGAACCGGAGTTTGAGAAAAGTTCAATATACCTTGACAAATACGAAGAAATCGAGGTTTGCTCATTCGATAACGATTACGAAAATAATCGTCCGGAAATGTGGGATTGTCGgagaaataatcattccataaagcCATTGCACGACCCTGACGATCTCTATGTAAATATCTTCTAGGTGCCCGTGGTATTTGTTCTACTTCTTCGTTATCACTTAATTTATCTAGCGCGTCAATGGCTTCGAGTGCTCGATTCGTAGTCGTATTTCTGATCGATAATACCATATTTACGTCGGGCTCGGAGTCGGAACTCATTTTTTTGGGATTTTTTGAGAATAAAAATGATGAATTGGGTAGAAAATATGAGTAGAGAGTGTATGTTTGTGTATGTTAAAAATATGAtatggtgtgtatatatatatatagagtaaaaaaagaaaaaaaaaaatggaaaagaGCCGTTAGGAGCCGTTGGGAGAGGGAAATAGCGGTTGGTGGTCATCAAACGGGTCAAAATACCCGTTTTCTTCGCCCTCAAAAATGCTGAAAAAAGACAACGAGCTGGACGATTGAACCTGGGCGGGACCTGGGCGGCTCTGGTGCCAACGGCGCCCAGGGTGGGCGGAGGTGGGCAGAGGATGAGGGCTGACGGTTGGGAGCACTCTAAATATCACCTACAACTTTTCCTAATTTTTGAGATTTGGCGGGCTAAATGTTTCATTTTTCTAAAAGAATTTGAATCTCTTAGTTTCATTTTCCCTCTTGTAAAATCTCGAACTTAAAATTCCCAAAACTGAATCTTAAACATACACACATAACCCTACTTTCTGATAATCGGCCTATTGAGGGTTTCTTCTCAAATATGTGCCATCATTCAATTGATTCATAATCGGCCTAAATATTCAGGGTTTCTTCTAAAATAACACTTTATTTTGTTAGAATGCTTTCGGGGAACCAACTTACGGGGAGTATACCAGACTCCGTATCTTTGTTAGGCCAAATGACAAAAACCCTAAGTATAAGTATAGCTCTCAGGCTACAAATACAAAAACCCTAAAAATAAGTTTCGCGTGTTTTTTCATCCAAAGCATATGCAATTACAGGGTTTCTATTTCTTTCTACTTTCGAATGTGTATACAAATATGTGTTATGTGAAGATGATACGGTTTCAGGCAACTTCGTTATGGTTGTACACTTTGGGAGCTCCCATCATCCTAGCATCGACTTTATTGTGAGTTTTTATATCTTTAGTTATGATTAATTGGATTCAATTTTTCTCTAATTATGTGATTTAGGTTTAGTTGATTAGTTTTTTGATTTTATGCTACAAGTTTGTAAATGCGAATTGAAAAGTTAGGGATTGGGATTAGCTATTGGTCTGCTTGATTAGTTGATAATTAATTAAAGTTTTACAAATTCTCAATTTTATGTGTTACACATCTTTTTTGTCAAGTAAAAAATGGATCCGTATGTAAAATTAAGGCATgtcgtttttaattttttttaatttttgaagTTGTTATTCAGAATGACGCACCAGACGTCGTGAAATATAGTTGATTTTTGTTTATGGTAATTAGTTGTTTGGGATTGCTTATTGTTAAGCAATTATATGCTGCACAAAATAAGTAGGTATTACCATGCTTATTTTAAATGCTTATTTCTCAGTAAATATGCAGCTAACCATGTTTCAAAATGGTGTTTGGATCTGCAGCTAAGCACTTATTTAATCAATCCCAATTCCAAATGACCTCCTTAAATATTTCGTTCTAGACACATATTGTTAAGCTGTGAAGTTTATAAAAACATTAATGGCACCACATTCAAATTGGATATATAGAAATTTTATTTTTGTACTACCTGACAAATTGAATGTTGCAATATCATGCTTTCCAATATGCTATTTTTGACCCGTTTGGGTAATTTTGAGAATTTGAAGTTACCAACACATTTAGAATTTGATTTTGGATATGTTGGATAATTATGGGTCACTCGGGTCAGCTGGATAAGAGAACGAGTCGTCCACCCATTTAATGCCTTTTTGGGCAagaagtgtcaaaatgactcttgGGCCTACTTGCGGGCTCAAATGTCAAAAAGGTTAAAGTTTTGATAACTACTAATTATTCGGTTAGAAAGTAGATCTGACGACCTTCAGATTGATATATGTTATGTTTCAGTGTATCGAGTCTAAATGGGTTTCGTCCAAATGGGTCGTCGCATTTGCTGATATGCTGCAACATTATGTGCAGTGTTTTGGATCATTTTTGTAATGCCATAACTTTCAAATGTATCTTCGTTGTTGCCAAATAAGGTGTCCACAGAAAGGTGGAAGAGTTTACTTTCCAATGGTTGTGGACTTGTGGCTTAAGAAGTTAAAACAAATTTTGTGAGACACGAAACTTGCTGTAAAGTTGCTGtaaaaaatgaaaaattatttgtaaaaaaataacCTTTAAATTTTATATTACGTTGATCCTTAAAATAAGTTGATTTATGCTCAATGAAAACAGATTCATTTTCTTTTTTGATAAAAAAATTATCTTATAACTGAAtgtaaattatttatgtattaggTACGTCAGAATTCTGAGCTTGCCAAAAAGatgattttcaaccgaagtttgacATTTTTTTTCTCTTTACTTGTAAACTTTCATGAAAGTTTATATTTTAGTTATTTGTAGTAGTCAATTCATTTAGGTTCAACTTTGATTTCTTTGAAGATTTGTGTTCTGATTGAATATACTTGATCTGAAATTCTTGGAAGTTTACTTTTTTTTTGACAATTCTTTGCAGTGACCAGATGCAATAGAGCTGAAGTTGCTTTAGAATATTTGAGGGAAAATAAAAATGGATGGGATGTTGTGATAAGTGATGTTCATGTGCGTGATATCGATGGATTTAAACTCCTTGAACACATTGGGCTTGAAATGGATCTCCCTGTTATAAGTAAGTCAACCACTGTAATTTTGACTTTTCGGGTTTCAATCTGTTCAGTATATTGATTCTCATCAATATTTCATGTTTCATTGGGGTTCTATTTCTTGATTTATGCCTCATTTTTGTATTAAATTGTCAATATATTTGGTGAGCTACATCAAGACTTTGATTAGAttagtttaccatttttatagtgaTGTCAGCTGATGACAGCAAGAGTGTAGTTATGAAAGGTGTTACTCATGGGGCATGTGATTATTTAATTCAGCCCGTTCGTGTCGAGGCATTACGTAATATATGGCAAGACATGGTTCGAAAAAAGAAACACGAGTGGAAAGATTTTGAGTCGTCAGCCAGTGCTGATGTATAGAAACCGTCTGAAGAACCTGATTACTCTTCTTCCGCAAATGAAGGGCATAATTGGAAAAAAAACAAAAAGGCGAAAAGAAAAGGAGGATGAAGCTGATGAACGAGACGATTCTTCTTCACTAAAGAAGCCTCGAGTTGTTTGGTGCGTTGAACTCCATCAACAAAAATTGGCAGTTGTTGGAATCGATAGTATGAATTGTTACCACTCATTTTCATATATTATCTCGATAACGAAAATTAGTAATTAGTAGTAATTAGTAATTTACTATTTTTGTTTTATACAGAGGCTGTCCCAAAAAAGATCCTCGAGTTGATGAATGTTCCCGGACTAACTCGAGAAAATGTTGCCAGCCACTTTCAAGTAAATATCTTTATGGATTTACACTTCTTAATTTTACGAAAATTATCGGTCAATGTACTATAAGCGTTTGCTAGGATTTctaaaaaaggaagaaaaaaaaacaaTCTTTTTTCAATTTTGACTTTGGTTGGTTCGTTATTGACTTTTTATGTGATGCATTGAAGACGTTTCATCCTCATAACTCCAAGAATTTGGTGCAGAATTACCGTCTTTATCGTAGAAGACTGAGCGGATCACAGCATCCAAGTGGAATGACAGCTGGTTTTATTGGTGGGCCCAATGCAGTTTACGGTTCAATATCATCACTCAGTGGACTTGATCCCCAAGCACTagctatgtagcgacccgacaaaatcgtcattgacggcgccgtctacttaggtcccgttacgtggtcataagtctttaaaacaacgtttgaccaaaagatatgtcacattcatttcaaatgtaaagattgttcaaagtttacaagaatagttccaccacaagttacgatacaaagttttaagtacaaatgaaacttatgcgacacaatttaaagtagccaaaagacgctccatgtatgcatatatactcgacatccaatgcaagtatcaaaataatgagcggaagcatgtatcatgtatcgttcaaggacctgagaaaaacatagaaatctgtcaacgaaaacgttggtgaaatcataggtttaagtaagtaagtacaagtgaaccacaagatttgcaaccatgagataatagtaatacattccaaaagtttgtttcacgagcacccaattatcaatgcttaacattccttccatagaaccccatcacaatagtgttagaacatacactgtttctcgaaaatacatttcattcgtaaacggtagcgaaccgtttgaatgagggtttgtcaaacccatatggccatataacataagttctcgcttacacccggcaagt comes from Rutidosis leptorrhynchoides isolate AG116_Rl617_1_P2 chromosome 4, CSIRO_AGI_Rlap_v1, whole genome shotgun sequence and encodes:
- the LOC139841683 gene encoding uncharacterized protein; this translates as MVLSIRNTTTNRALEAIDALDKLSDNEEVEQIPRAPRRYLHRDRQGRAMALWNDYFSDNPTFPDDYFRNRYRMSKPRFLRICQGILNFSQTPVPKYFSYFIQKRDATGLLGFNIVQKVTSAIRQLAYAASADVFDEYLHMGEQTSYDCLNNFCKCIFHLYGPEYLRRPTAQDVQRLTTKHAQIHGFPGMLGSIDCMHWRWRNCPARWKGHYTRGDHGYPSIMLEAVASYDGWFWHAIFGTAGSNNDINVLNQSDLFSELLAGEAPPCTYTVNGCTFTKGYYLADGIYPEWSTIVKSFKNSINPKQKKFKRYQESARKDIERAFGILQGRWQIVQRPARPYYIRKIRRILLSCVILNNMITEDNGRAFCGLKENYRPVRRPTRSFQERVQAHMRMDAEIRDAGIHQLLKHMLVEHIHNLPSNYRIRHDPTRNPNNQDDAGPSHIPDDEDEEDHEEDQEDDDEE
- the LOC139841685 gene encoding two-component response regulator ARR2-like, translating into MSADDSKSVVMKGVTHGACDYLIQPVRVEALRNIWQDMVRKKKHEWKDFESSASADGIIGKKTKRRKEKEDEADERDDSSSLKKPRVVWCVELHQQKLAVVGIDKAVPKKILELMNVPGLTRENVASHFQTFHPHNSKNLVQNYRLYRRRLSGSQHPSGMTAGFIGGPNAVYGSISSLSGLDPQALAM